A single genomic interval of Chryseobacterium paludis harbors:
- a CDS encoding hemin-degrading factor, with protein MSTLVNELKEKWDALKAENPHLRIRNAALQLGVSEADLLVTNIGDGVTILKPEFQNILTEVEQLGKVMALTRNDECVHERKGIYLNGDFSSPHAQLFVGEDIDLRIFLNSWKFAFAVVEGDKKSLQFFGKDGLALHKIYLTKDSNAEAFDTIVEKNKAEDQNEVFTFEAIAPKPAEKPDSEIDAEGFKKAWTELKDTHEFFMMTRKFGVSRTQALRLAPEGFAKKIDNAKVVNILEDASEKNVPIMVFVGNRGIIQIHTGNIKKTLWHQQWFNVMDPDFNLHLDVTKIDEAWIVKKPTEDGEVTAIEVFNKEGDFIVQFFGKRKPGIPELQEWKDLVAELEK; from the coding sequence ATGAGCACATTAGTTAACGAACTGAAAGAAAAGTGGGACGCTCTAAAAGCAGAAAATCCACATTTAAGAATAAGAAATGCTGCTTTACAATTAGGTGTAAGCGAAGCTGATTTATTAGTAACTAATATCGGTGATGGGGTAACCATTCTAAAACCAGAATTTCAAAATATTTTAACTGAGGTTGAACAATTAGGTAAGGTAATGGCTCTTACCCGTAATGACGAGTGTGTTCATGAGAGAAAGGGGATTTACCTTAATGGAGACTTCAGCAGCCCTCATGCACAGCTTTTTGTAGGTGAAGATATCGATCTTAGAATCTTCCTTAACTCTTGGAAATTTGCTTTTGCAGTAGTAGAAGGAGATAAAAAAAGTCTTCAGTTCTTCGGAAAAGACGGATTGGCTCTTCATAAGATCTACCTTACAAAAGACAGTAATGCAGAAGCATTCGATACCATTGTTGAAAAGAATAAAGCTGAAGATCAGAATGAAGTTTTCACTTTCGAAGCAATTGCACCAAAACCAGCTGAAAAACCTGATTCTGAAATTGATGCTGAAGGTTTCAAAAAAGCATGGACTGAGCTAAAAGATACCCATGAGTTCTTCATGATGACAAGAAAATTTGGTGTTAGCAGAACACAGGCTCTAAGATTAGCTCCCGAAGGATTTGCTAAAAAAATCGATAATGCTAAAGTAGTCAACATTCTTGAAGATGCTTCTGAAAAGAATGTTCCAATCATGGTTTTTGTAGGAAATAGAGGTATTATCCAAATCCATACTGGAAACATTAAAAAAACACTTTGGCACCAACAATGGTTCAATGTAATGGATCCTGATTTCAATTTACATTTGGACGTAACTAAAATTGATGAAGCATGGATCGTTAAAAAACCAACCGAAGACGGAGAAGTAACAGCTATTGAAGTTTTCAATAAAGAAGGAGACTTCATCGTTCAGTTCTTTGGAAAAAGAAAACCTGGAATTCCTGAACTACAAGAGTGGAAAGACCTTGTAGCAGAATTGGAAAAATAA
- a CDS encoding heme ABC transporter ATP-binding protein: protein MIKAHQISYKHKEFHILDGVDVSLGYGEFLAIVGPNGAGKSSLLSVLANEVKSGKQKVLFKDKSISEWNVGELSKHKAKFSQHNSNDIPLDVKDVVMMGRYPYFDAQPRKEDLEAMNNMMYETDVYHLKDREYNTLSGGEKQRVHLSRVLAQLQNEIAHKLLFLDEPLNNLDVKHQYKALEIIKKFTTKANSAIVVLHDLNLAAQYADKILLMKSGRVSAYGTPEEVFTAENISNAYNFPCTICDHPLTNNPMIIFG, encoded by the coding sequence ATGATAAAAGCACATCAAATCAGCTATAAACATAAAGAATTTCATATTCTGGATGGAGTAGATGTATCATTGGGATATGGTGAGTTTTTAGCTATTGTAGGACCAAATGGAGCTGGGAAATCAAGTTTACTTAGTGTTCTTGCAAATGAAGTAAAGTCTGGAAAACAAAAGGTTTTATTTAAAGATAAATCGATCAGTGAATGGAATGTAGGAGAATTATCCAAACATAAGGCTAAATTTTCTCAACACAACAGCAATGATATTCCTTTGGATGTAAAAGATGTTGTCATGATGGGAAGGTATCCTTATTTTGATGCACAGCCGAGAAAAGAAGATCTTGAAGCGATGAATAATATGATGTATGAAACGGATGTATATCATTTAAAAGACAGAGAATATAATACACTATCGGGAGGAGAAAAACAGCGGGTACATCTTTCACGGGTATTGGCACAATTACAAAATGAGATCGCTCATAAATTACTGTTTTTGGATGAACCTCTGAATAACCTCGATGTTAAACATCAATATAAAGCGTTAGAAATTATAAAGAAATTCACTACAAAAGCAAACAGTGCCATCGTAGTTTTACATGATTTGAACTTAGCGGCTCAATATGCCGATAAAATATTATTAATGAAATCAGGACGTGTTTCAGCTTATGGGACGCCGGAAGAAGTTTTTACTGCTGAGAATATCAGCAATGCATATAACTTCCCATGTACCATTTGTGATCACCCCTTAACGAATAACCCAATGATCATTTTTGGATAA
- a CDS encoding FecCD family ABC transporter permease: MKAQSKLYFYLTLSTILLVIIAVWSLNTGVYDFSGASPYKILWQVIKGDEGLSLSDKYVVWDVRAARIIMAILIGSMLAVSGTGLQGLFKNPLATGDLIGLTSGATLLAAIAIVLGGYFKQYLPEVVQFSLVGISAFIGAFLSMMLVYRISSSGGKTNVVMMLLTGVAITAIGFSITGFLIYISKDEQLRDLTFWNLGSLAAATWTKNIVLVTVLIISYVILIPKGKALNAMMLGEKDAQHLGINVEKLKKQIIIIVALMVGTSVAFSGTIGFVGLIVPYILRLLFKSNYAFILPLSAVCGSILLLTADTFSRSIVQPSELPIGILTALMGGPIFIAILIKFKKSL; this comes from the coding sequence TTGAAAGCACAAAGTAAATTATACTTTTATTTAACTTTAAGTACCATACTGCTTGTTATTATAGCAGTATGGTCACTTAATACTGGGGTTTATGATTTTAGCGGGGCTTCTCCGTATAAAATTTTATGGCAGGTAATAAAAGGAGATGAGGGTTTATCATTAAGTGATAAATATGTAGTATGGGATGTTCGTGCTGCAAGAATTATTATGGCCATTTTAATTGGCAGTATGCTGGCTGTTTCAGGAACGGGATTGCAGGGACTTTTTAAAAATCCATTGGCAACAGGGGATTTAATTGGATTGACTTCAGGGGCAACACTACTTGCTGCAATTGCTATTGTTTTAGGTGGATATTTCAAACAGTATCTTCCTGAAGTTGTACAATTTTCCTTAGTAGGTATTTCTGCTTTTATAGGAGCTTTTCTATCTATGATGTTGGTATACAGGATTTCTTCAAGCGGTGGAAAAACGAATGTGGTCATGATGCTGCTTACAGGGGTTGCTATCACTGCGATTGGTTTTTCAATCACTGGTTTTTTGATCTATATTTCAAAAGATGAACAGTTGAGAGATTTAACGTTCTGGAATTTAGGGAGTTTAGCTGCAGCAACCTGGACGAAAAATATTGTTTTAGTGACTGTTTTGATTATTTCTTATGTCATTTTGATACCGAAAGGAAAAGCGCTAAATGCGATGATGTTAGGGGAAAAAGATGCTCAGCATTTAGGAATTAATGTTGAAAAACTAAAAAAGCAGATCATTATCATTGTAGCATTGATGGTTGGAACCTCAGTGGCATTTTCAGGAACGATAGGTTTTGTGGGTCTTATTGTACCTTACATTTTAAGGCTTTTATTCAAATCGAATTACGCTTTTATCCTTCCTTTGTCTGCAGTTTGTGGAAGTATTCTGCTATTAACGGCTGATACTTTCAGCAGAAGCATTGTGCAGCCTTCAGAATTACCGATTGGTATTCTCACGGCACTAATGGGTGGACCTATTTTTATAGCTATTTTAATTAAATTTAAAAAATCACTGTAA
- a CDS encoding class I SAM-dependent methyltransferase: MEKDELKILAQNLANPQGEKGIEIGEMMNATNISMTSESIRTLLIEDDEGILEIGHGNAGHLKTILDKAKNIRYTGIDISETMHNEAKKINKEFEIQADFVLYEGKKLPFQDKTFDKIFTVNTVYFWEEPVAFLNEIYRVLKSNGTFVLTFGQRDFMGKLPFTQYNFNLYSNEEMEEVVSKSHFKRMKISEKEEEIASKTGNEKITRIYTVLTIKK; this comes from the coding sequence ATGGAAAAAGATGAACTAAAAATCCTCGCTCAAAATCTTGCCAACCCACAGGGAGAAAAAGGGATCGAGATTGGTGAAATGATGAATGCTACGAATATTAGCATGACTTCGGAAAGCATCAGAACATTACTGATAGAAGATGACGAAGGCATTCTGGAAATTGGACACGGGAATGCGGGACACCTGAAAACTATATTGGATAAAGCAAAAAATATCCGCTATACAGGGATCGATATTTCTGAAACAATGCATAATGAAGCCAAAAAAATAAATAAGGAATTTGAAATACAGGCTGATTTTGTATTATATGAAGGAAAGAAACTTCCCTTTCAAGATAAAACATTTGACAAGATATTTACAGTCAATACCGTTTATTTTTGGGAAGAGCCTGTTGCATTTTTAAATGAAATTTACAGAGTCTTGAAAAGTAACGGAACATTTGTACTGACTTTTGGACAACGTGATTTCATGGGAAAGTTACCATTTACACAGTACAATTTTAACCTGTACAGTAACGAAGAAATGGAAGAGGTGGTTTCTAAAAGTCATTTTAAGAGAATGAAGATTTCGGAAAAAGAGGAAGAGATAGCAAGTAAAACAGGAAACGAAAAAATAACAAGAATTTATACAGTTTTAACCATAAAAAAATAA
- a CDS encoding heme/hemin ABC transporter substrate-binding protein yields the protein MKKIILVASVLLAVYSCKKEGAKQENGTETVSSETPKSNNKIVTLNGGITEIVSALGHEKEIVGTDVTSTYPETLKATAKDLGHVRSMTIEPIMAVNPTLILASDKDINPELLGKIKSSGIKAEVFKQEYSVEGTKKLIEQVAKAIGNTDYQKLNDKIDADLKQVQPIAKKPKVLFIYARGNMLMVSGTKTPMDALINLAGGQNAVSEFEDFKPLTPEAVVKANPDVLFFFSSGLQGAGGNEGALKMPGVSQTNAGKNKKIIAMDGGLVSGFGPRLGEAAVGLNKLLIESTK from the coding sequence ATGAAAAAAATAATTTTAGTGGCATCCGTACTTTTAGCGGTGTACTCTTGTAAAAAAGAAGGGGCTAAACAAGAAAACGGAACAGAAACGGTTTCATCCGAAACACCAAAAAGTAATAATAAAATTGTAACCTTAAACGGTGGAATTACAGAAATTGTAAGTGCTTTAGGGCATGAAAAAGAAATCGTAGGAACTGACGTTACAAGTACTTACCCGGAAACTTTGAAAGCGACAGCTAAAGATCTGGGACACGTAAGATCAATGACTATTGAGCCTATTATGGCTGTAAACCCGACATTGATATTAGCTTCTGATAAAGATATTAACCCTGAATTACTGGGGAAAATCAAATCTTCAGGAATAAAAGCTGAGGTTTTCAAACAGGAATATTCAGTTGAAGGAACTAAAAAATTAATCGAACAGGTTGCAAAAGCAATTGGAAATACAGATTATCAGAAATTAAATGATAAAATAGATGCTGATCTGAAGCAGGTACAGCCGATTGCTAAAAAACCTAAAGTATTGTTCATCTATGCGAGAGGAAATATGTTGATGGTTTCAGGTACAAAAACGCCAATGGATGCGTTGATCAATCTTGCTGGCGGACAAAATGCAGTAAGTGAATTTGAAGATTTCAAACCATTGACTCCGGAAGCAGTTGTAAAGGCTAACCCGGATGTACTGTTCTTCTTCTCATCAGGCTTACAAGGAGCAGGAGGAAATGAAGGTGCTCTTAAAATGCCGGGTGTTTCTCAGACGAATGCGGGTAAAAATAAGAAGATCATCGCTATGGATGGAGGCTTGGTATCAGGTTTCGGACCAAGATTAGGAGAGGCTGCAGTTGGATTAAACAAACTATTAATTGAAAGCACAAAGTAA
- a CDS encoding peptide deformylase has product MIKLSFLLLCFMSWAHAQKLTSNELSIINQGDISSALPIYQTTDSNQHKTLLSLSTEIDPVDPNTAILVSRMKKSLLATDGGVGIAAPQVGINRKIIWVERFDKKDNPLEYFINPVILWRSDLENLGPEGDLSIPEFRDQFYRSKVIQLEYVDLKGQKYSEIVEGFTAVIFQHEIDHLFGILISDKKEKEKNNSYLKVDAFQKEK; this is encoded by the coding sequence ATGATAAAACTATCTTTTCTGTTACTTTGTTTCATGAGTTGGGCCCATGCTCAAAAATTGACATCGAATGAACTTTCAATTATCAACCAGGGTGATATTAGTTCGGCATTACCAATTTATCAGACTACAGATTCTAATCAGCATAAAACATTACTAAGCCTTTCTACAGAAATTGACCCTGTTGATCCGAATACGGCTATATTAGTTAGTAGGATGAAGAAGTCTCTTTTAGCCACAGATGGAGGAGTAGGAATTGCAGCACCACAGGTTGGCATCAACAGGAAAATAATCTGGGTTGAACGTTTTGATAAGAAAGACAATCCATTGGAATATTTTATTAATCCCGTGATCCTTTGGAGATCTGATCTTGAGAATCTTGGACCTGAAGGGGATTTGTCTATTCCTGAATTCAGAGATCAGTTTTATAGAAGCAAGGTGATTCAGTTAGAATATGTCGACCTGAAAGGGCAGAAGTATTCAGAGATTGTGGAAGGTTTTACAGCAGTTATTTTCCAGCATGAAATAGACCACCTTTTTGGAATCTTAATTTCTGATAAAAAGGAA
- a CDS encoding HmuY family protein: MKKLLLYLLIGGSFISQSCINDNEDPVPYTASQGVTVDARVGGPTEPNQVWIDLSNVDLQGQPSQVLTTRTDWDLAFYSGSEFKVVLNSSIIMAASKIPNATDINAVNSLSVASLQGLVQVANFKPENTIYIDDVKGDFPNGYTAIGEVKATESENGIYLINMGKEVYQGSVAVGSVANGGDDRGWMKFQVIREGAAYRIKYGDLNATGSQIKTAIINKNAAYNYNFFSLKNNQEVSIQPEKNKWDLCFTVFTNIIEGAGSYVYADFVTTNNMGNVGAYEVHVSSGSTIEAFNNFDISKVDNTKFVHNDQRVIGSNWREVGPSGYQVKGDVFYVIKDAAGTYYKLRFTRLTSAEGVRGNPKFQYKVL, from the coding sequence ATGAAAAAATTACTATTGTATCTTTTAATAGGTGGATCGTTTATTTCACAATCTTGTATTAATGACAATGAAGATCCGGTACCATATACTGCTTCGCAAGGAGTAACCGTTGATGCACGTGTTGGTGGCCCAACGGAACCCAATCAAGTGTGGATCGATTTAAGTAATGTAGATCTTCAGGGCCAACCCAGCCAAGTACTTACGACCAGAACCGACTGGGATCTTGCATTTTATTCTGGATCTGAATTTAAAGTTGTATTAAATTCTTCAATTATTATGGCTGCTTCAAAAATTCCTAATGCCACAGATATTAATGCTGTTAATTCATTAAGTGTAGCGTCATTACAAGGCCTAGTACAAGTTGCAAATTTCAAACCGGAGAATACGATATATATTGATGATGTAAAAGGAGATTTTCCAAATGGTTATACTGCAATTGGAGAAGTAAAAGCAACTGAATCTGAAAACGGAATTTACCTTATTAATATGGGTAAAGAGGTTTATCAAGGAAGTGTTGCCGTAGGATCAGTAGCGAATGGTGGAGATGATAGAGGCTGGATGAAGTTCCAAGTGATAAGAGAAGGTGCTGCTTATAGAATAAAATATGGTGATCTAAATGCAACAGGTTCTCAGATTAAAACGGCAATAATCAATAAGAACGCTGCTTACAATTATAATTTTTTCAGTTTAAAGAATAATCAGGAAGTTTCAATTCAACCTGAGAAAAATAAATGGGATCTTTGTTTTACTGTATTTACGAATATAATTGAAGGAGCTGGAAGTTATGTATATGCAGATTTTGTAACAACAAATAATATGGGGAATGTTGGAGCTTATGAAGTGCATGTCTCTTCAGGATCTACAATTGAAGCATTTAATAACTTTGATATTTCAAAAGTGGATAATACAAAATTTGTTCATAATGATCAACGGGTAATCGGGTCAAATTGGAGAGAAGTAGGACCTTCAGGATATCAGGTAAAGGGTGATGTATTCTATGTAATTAAGGATGCCGCCGGAACTTATTATAAGTTAAGATTTACTAGACTTACGAGTGCAGAAGGTGTACGAGGAAATCCTAAATTCCAATACAAAGTTTTATAA
- a CDS encoding ChaN family lipoprotein, whose translation MKNIFIAILMMGFGFTNAQNFKAYQFYDQKGKEIDTDKLVKELANYDVIFFGENHNSSINHWLQLKLTEALYEKKNGKITLGAEMFERDNQEQLNNYLSGKFDTKTLKDSARLWNNYATDYKPLVDFAKDKKLNFIATNIPRRYASQTAKEGLESLNKLTAKEKTYIAQLPIKVTLDTPGYPEMKKMMGDHAEGTKVMNFISAQATKDATMAESILKNIQSGKTFIHYNGNYHSKEFGGTYWYIKQKNPNLKMAVISVFESENPELKVPEKEYIPTDFNLIIPADMTKTF comes from the coding sequence ATGAAGAATATATTCATCGCAATATTAATGATGGGTTTTGGTTTTACAAATGCCCAAAATTTTAAAGCTTATCAATTTTATGATCAAAAAGGAAAGGAAATAGACACAGATAAATTAGTAAAAGAATTGGCTAATTACGATGTTATTTTCTTTGGTGAAAATCATAATAGCTCTATCAACCATTGGCTTCAATTGAAATTGACAGAAGCTTTGTATGAAAAGAAAAACGGAAAGATTACTTTAGGAGCTGAAATGTTTGAAAGAGATAATCAAGAGCAGTTGAATAATTATTTAAGCGGAAAATTTGATACCAAAACATTGAAGGATTCTGCCCGTTTATGGAATAATTATGCAACGGACTATAAACCGTTAGTTGATTTTGCAAAAGATAAAAAACTGAATTTCATTGCTACAAATATTCCTCGAAGATATGCTTCTCAAACTGCAAAAGAGGGGTTGGAGTCTTTAAATAAGCTTACGGCAAAAGAGAAAACTTATATTGCTCAATTGCCCATTAAAGTAACCCTGGATACACCTGGATATCCTGAAATGAAAAAAATGATGGGTGATCATGCAGAAGGAACAAAAGTAATGAACTTTATTTCAGCTCAGGCAACCAAGGATGCGACAATGGCGGAATCTATCCTGAAAAATATTCAGTCGGGAAAGACTTTTATTCATTACAACGGAAATTATCACAGTAAAGAATTTGGTGGAACGTATTGGTATATCAAACAAAAGAATCCCAATCTTAAAATGGCAGTGATCTCTGTTTTTGAATCTGAAAACCCAGAATTGAAAGTTCCGGAAAAAGAATATATCCCAACAGACTTTAATCTGATCATCCCAGCTGATATGACAAAGACTTTTTAA